In Candidatus Binatus sp., the sequence GTCGCGCTCTTCCACGATGGCTCGCCGCCGCGCAGCCATAGCAACTGGAACGCGAAGTACAAGGCAAAGAGGTTGTAAGCGAGCAGCGGAGGGCTTATGTCCTTGCGAATTTCACCCTTCTCTTGCGCCTGTTCGATAAGTTCAGACATCTTCCTGAAGAAGCCTGCGGTAACTTCATCGACACGATGCCTGTCGTCAGTTAGAAACGCGACCTCTTTCATGAATACTCGGGCCAGTTCCAGATCGCGTTCCATGTGCTCCAGCATCACGGTGAAGACGTGCATCGCCTGATCGAGCAAGGAGGCTTTAGGCGCCGTCGCAAACGCGCGATTGACCGAGTGGCCGACCTCCTCCTGAAAGAACATCACGAGTAGCGACTCCTTGGTTCCGGCGTGAAAGAAGACCGTGCCTTTCGCGACGTCCGCCAACTCAGCAATCTCGCTGGTGGTAGTCTCGTGAAATCCTTTGCGCCG encodes:
- a CDS encoding TetR/AcrR family transcriptional regulator, with product MAVNSNVIPLSRSERSKLDKYERIKRAARELFRRKGFHETTTSEIAELADVAKGTVFFHAGTKESLLVMFFQEEVGHSVNRAFATAPKASLLDQAMHVFTVMLEHMERDLELARVFMKEVAFLTDDRHRVDEVTAGFFRKMSELIEQAQEKGEIRKDISPPLLAYNLFALYFAFQLLWLRGGEPSWKSATPSLREILELHLMGLRDSGDKRPGFSTARRLGKASR